A stretch of DNA from Halobacillus litoralis:
TTGGATTCCATTGTAACTGACGATCAAATCGACTTGTCCAGCCTCTGTGCTGTCAAAACCGGTGACAATATAATCCCCCTCCTCAAGGGCGATTGCGCTTCCGTCCTCATGGATACCTTTTACTTCCAGCCCCTCCAACTGCATATGTTCGCCGGTTAAGTACTCTTTCTTCATAGCATCTGCGTTTATTTCAAGATCTTTTACATCTGCCGCTTGTTCTATGTCCGTATCCTGGAATGTAATCGTACCGTTCCTTGCTACAAACACCCCGAGATACAATTCTTCTTCGAATAAATCATCAATGGAAAGTGTCTTTGATTGACCGTTAGATGTCACTTTGAATGTATCCCCTGACTTTTGAATCGACAGTTCATACGCTTCCCCCGGGCCTGGGGCAACATTATCTGAAAATACATCCAGTTTTTCCAATCCACCTTCACTGTAGAAACCTCTCATCGCATCATCCAATGCACCTACGGCAACATAATTAGCAGCTTGTTTCCCGCTATCTCCATCCTCACCGACACCATCTCTCAACATTAATCCGAATGCCCGTTGGCTCTCAGGACTGTATGCATCTGCATAAACCGTTGTTGTCAGTTTAAAATTCGAATTTGCGGATAGTTTCCTATAATAATAGGAAAGACCCTCTTCACTGCTGGCAATTTTCCCACCTGCTGCCTCGATCGTAACTGATCCATCCTCATTGAATTGTGGATCAGGGTTTTTATCCTCCCCTGTATTTGAACCGAATGCACGAAAACTCCACTCTTCCTCACCTGCTCCAGCATCTGCAAAAACATGTGGTGGAAAAGCGGAGAATAAAAGGACCAAAACCGTCATGACTACCCAACTTCTTCTATAAAAGTGCTGCATGTCATTCCTCCTTATTTTTCGGTGAAACTCAATGGGACAAAGCAGAGTGGATGGATGCTTTCATTCGCGCTTCTTCTCTTACCTTCTCAATGTAACTTTTCGCTTCTGTCATTTGATGCTCCTTAGCTTTTTCCATAATGATCTTCACCTGTGGTTTGTATTGCTCCAGCAAAGTCATATACAACTCGTAATTCAACCCCCCTTTTCCAGGAACAACGGTTTTTATTTCTCCATCATTGTTGAGTATCCTGTCTTTGGCGTGGGCGGCAATAATCCGAGAACCCAACAAATGAAAAGCTTCTTGGATGACTTCATCCTGATTAGCGAAATTATCTTCGTGCACGAGGTTTCATGGATCTAAAACGACACCGATATGAGGTGATGGAACTTCATCCAGCATTCTCTTCAACGATGCTGCCGTTCCGATCAAGTGGTCGTTTGCCGGTTCGATCCCAATGTAGACCCCCCATTTCTCCGCCTCTTCCACAAGCTCTTCAAGCGCTGTTTTCAGAATCAGCCATTCATCACCTGTCAGTTCCTTCGTATTCATCTTGCCGACTTCAGCTGCCACCATCGGAGCTCCAAAAAAACGCGCGTGGCGAATAAGTTCTTTGAATCGTTCAATGTTCTCCCGGCGGACGTCCACATCTTCATGGAAAAAATGGAGGTAGCAGGCA
This window harbors:
- a CDS encoding sugar phosphate isomerase/epimerase family protein; this translates as MSVGVLAHLFGKMSYQELASKVGSKGFSHVQLALWKAFDNYDFSKPGLLSPGLAEDIREEFGKHNVSISVLACYLHFFHEDVDVRRENIERFKELIRHARFFGAPMVAAEVGKMNTKELTGDEWLILKTALEELVEEAEKWGVYIGIEPANDHLIGTAASLKRMLDEVPSPHIGVVLDP